In Lotus japonicus ecotype B-129 chromosome 5, LjGifu_v1.2, one genomic interval encodes:
- the LOC130721080 gene encoding uncharacterized protein LOC130721080 isoform X3, which yields MSNEDPGISGRQYKDTVIFGFTDRIPSDDETDNICLQTGEEFSAEFLRDRVALTRFPVITDADQQRLPNRLDFNVNNNNYQMVYEDLKHVLGLSRENSDSNPDLLETGLARGYGAEIDNRAYPNNLSRYHWEHGGVGQTSGTFSRQLSSKFSDGSSCDQVTPGPNAPIYAMESPHSCHPHGSLFSEGSFYKKIKFLCSSGGRILPRPNDGKLRYVGGETRIISIRKNITWEELMTKTSAICDQTHIIKYQLPGEDLDALISVCSDEDLHHMIEEYEELERAGGSQRLRIFLILANESESPISNDARVNPPSDADYHYFVAVNGMLDPSPRKNLSGLNLASHTTQFGNNSDYNSPHFHRDSSTSSFASEAKDNPTSPNLVGKLSKRRPHLLTALKVAANSFNQTPPLSPISVQPKDSKISNVQPKDPKIYNVQLFRDQPYNVVNESISPFVTEKDPRENSLFVENTSYVDPIVYYNSPSQGSPRVNYHPSNQYVLESDQVRKPSDDFHFHRRNNSKDFVSPAICSQTDMIFERPLGTNEGSYHFNKIVSHPHDRSSLFSVSDGREGSQYRILHALSDPILEENDENYKVRMPFPPNAERDKMSSWETSSSLEECSIQPGEIANRKEHVAQYQNFPTFGMADSFHRVSEIGKENMQRADKSTNWFDEKLGPMSQDKNLQYIYYPHGVCSSSPDLQSDECNVSAGPYNSSESTSNMTEQSHGLPLDVISSQFSMRSQNSSTHHRYSMSEPKDSQPLHPGSSELQPVESQTEIESMPPVSYTDLVHSSSRDVILDEDHACHLYQKEESTVINKQSSKYIDELCVNKPEPVAAVKGPIDYITSGIQSRLRVSNLDEEDEVELTSPEREEVECFNPESERKLAKADSGNFYTPTGDTETVETEVDINGLQIIENGDLEEQQELGSGTFGTVYHGKWRGTDVAIKRIKSSCFAGRLSEQERLTKDFWREARILSTLHHPNVVAFYGVVPDGPGGTLATVTEYMVHGSLRNVLLKKDRVLDRRKRLMIAMDAAFGMEYLHLKNIVHFDLKCDNLLVNLGDPERPVCKVGDFGLSRIKRNTLVSGGVRGTLPWMAPELLDGNSSRVSEKVDIFSFGIAMWEILTGEEPYANMHCGAIIGLQSQNAVILSGKS from the exons ATGAGTAATGAGGATCCTGGAATTTCAGGCAGGCAATATAAAGATACTGTGATTTTTGGGTTTACTGACAGAATCCCTTCAGATGATGAAACAGACAATATATGTCTACAGACGGGTGAAGAATTTTCTGCTGAGTTCTTACGTGATCGGGTTGCTTTAACGAGATTTCCTGTCATAACTGATGCAGACCAGCAGCGCCTGCCAAACAGATTGGACTTTAATGTTAATAATAACAACTACCAGATGGTCTATGAGGATCTAAAGCATGTTCTTGGGCTAAGTAGAGAAAATTCTGATAGTAACCCGGATTTGTTAGAGACTGGTTTGGCCAGAGGATATGGTGCTGAGATTGACAACAGGGCTTATCCTAATAATTTGAGCAGATACCACTGGGAACATGGTGGTGTCGGACAGACATCAGGTACATTTTCTAGACAATTATCAAGTAAGTTTTCTGACGGATCTAGTTGTGATCAAGTTACTCCAGGACCAAATGCTCCTATTTACGCCATGGAGTCTCCTCATTCATGCCATCCTCACGGATCATTATTCTCAGAAGGTTCTTTCTATAAGAAGATAAAGTTTCTTTGTAGTTCTGGAGGTAGAATACTGCCAAGGCCAAATGATGGGAAACTCAGATATGTAGGTGGAGAGACACGGATTATATCAATCAGAAAGAACATCACATGGGAGGAGCTTATGACAAAGACTTCTGCTATATGTGATCAAACTCACATTATCAAATACCAGCTTCCTGGAGAGGATCTTGATGCTCTTATTTCTGTTTGTTCTGATGAGGATCTTCATCATATGATTGAGGAATATGAAGAGCTTGAAAGAGCTGGAGGCTCTCAACGACTGAGGATTTTTCTCATACTTGCAAATGAATCTGAGAGTCCAATCTCTAATGATGCAAGAGTCAATCCACCAAGTGATGCTGATTATCATTATTTTGTTGCTGTTAATGGTATGCTGGATCCAAGTCCACGAAAGAACCTTAGTGGTCTAAATTTGGCAAGCCATACAACCCAGTTTGGAAATAACTCTGATTACAACAGTCCACATTTCCATAGGGACTCATCCACATCTTCATTTGCTTCGGAGGCAAAGGACAACCCGACCTCTCCAAATTTGGTAGGAAAACTCTCAAAACGCCGTCCTCATTTGTTAACAGCACTGAAGGTAGCGGCCAATTCATTTAATCAAACACCTCCTTTATCTCCCATTTCTGTACAGCCGAAAGATTCTAAAATTTCTAATGTACAGCCTAAAGATCCAAAAATTTATAATGTACAGTTATTTAGGGACCAACCATATAATGTTGTTAACGAAAGCATTAGTCCCTTTGTTACGGAAAAAGATCCGCGTGAGAACTCTTTGTTTGTAGAGAATACCAGTTATGTTGATCCAATTGTGTATTATAACAGTCCTTCTCAAGGGTCTCCACGCGTGAATTACCATCCCAGTAATCAATACGTACTGGAGTCTGACCAAGTCAGGAAGCCTAGTGATGATTTTCATTTTCACAGACGAAACAACAGTAAAGATTTTGTCTCGCCTGCAATTTGTAGTCAAACTGATATGATATTTGAGAGACCTTTAGGCACCAATGAAGGTTCATACCATTTTAACAAGATTGTTTCTCATCCTCACGATCGATCGAGTTTATTCTCAGTATCTGATGGTAGAGAGGGATCTCAGTACAGAATATTGCATGCACTTTCTGACCCAATACTTGAGGAGAATGACGAGAACTATAAAGTTCGCATGCCATTTCCCCCTAATGCTGAGAGAGACAAaatgtcatcatgggaaactTCAAGTTCTTTGGAAGAATGTTCAATACAGCCAGGAGAGATAGCTAATAGGAAAGAGCATGTGGCTCAGTATCAAAACTTTCCCACTTTTGGAATGGCCGATAGTTTCCACAGAGTGTCAGAGATTGGTAAAGAGAACATGCAGCGTGCAGATAAAAGCACTAATTGGTTTGATGAAAAACTTGGACCAATGTCACAAGACAAAAATTTACAGTATATCTACTATCCACATGGTGTCTGCTCATCTTCACCAGATTTACAGAGTGATGAATGCAATGTGTCTGCTGGACCATATAACTCTTCGGAGTCCACAAGCAACATGACAGAGCAATCACATGGTCTACCATTAGATGTAATTTCTTCTCAGTTTTCCATGAGGAGCCAAAATTCATCAACACATCACCGATATTCTATGTCAGAGCCAAAAGACAGTCAACCACTTCACCCTGGCTCTTCTGAGTTACAACCTGTTGAGTCCCAAACTGAAATAGAGTCCATGCCACCTGTCTCA TACACAGACTTGGTTCATTCTTCATCGAGAGACGTTATCCTTGATGAGGATCATGCATGCCACCTGTACCAAAAGGAAGAAAGCACAGTCATTAACAAACAATCTTCTAAATACATTGATGAATTGTGTGTCAACAAGCCAGAACCGGTAGCTGCTGTCAAAGGGCCAATTGATTATATTACGTCAGGTATCCAGTCACGCTTACGAGTCTCAAATTTagatgaagaggatgaagtTGAACTAACATCTCCTGAGAGGGAAGAGGTAGAGTGTTTTAATCCAGAATCTGAAAGGAAG CTTGCAAAAGCTGATAGTGGAAACTTCTACACCCCTACCGGTGATACAGAAACTGTTGAAACAGAGGTTGATATTAATGGTTTACAG ATTATTGAGAATGGTGATCTTGAAGAACAACAAGAGTTAGGATCTGGAACCTTTGGAACTGTTTATCATGGAAAGTGGAGGGGAACAGATGTTGctattaaaagaataaaaagtaGTTGTTTCGCTGGCAGATTGTCAGAGCAAGAGCGGTTG ACTAAAGATTTTTGGAGAGAGGCACGGATTCTGTCAACCCTTCACCATCCAAATGTGGTGGCATTTTATGGGGTAGTTCCTGATGGCCCAGGTGGAACGCTGGCAACTGTAACAGAATACATGGTGCATGGATCACTAAGGAATGTTCTCTTGAAGAAGGACAG AGTGCTTGACCGCCGTAAAAGGCTTATGATTGCAATGGATGCAGCCTTTGGCATGGAGTATTTGCATTTGAAAAATATTGTTCATTTTGATTTGAAGTGTGATAATTTACTTGTCAATCTGGGCGATCCTGAACGACCTGTATGTAAG GTTGGAGATTTTGGCTTATCAAGAATTAAACGCAACACGCTTGTTTCTGGTGGTGTCAGAGGAACCCTTCCATGGATGGCACCAGAATTACTAGATGGTAACAGTTCAAGGGTGTCTGAGAAG gttgatattttctcatttggCATTGCAATGTGGGAAATCTTGACTGGGGAAGAACCTTATGCTAATATGCACTGTGGTGCTATCATAG GCCTCCAATCCCAAAACGCTGTGATTCTGAGTGG
- the LOC130721080 gene encoding uncharacterized protein LOC130721080 isoform X1 — protein sequence MSNEDPGISGRQYKDTVIFGFTDRIPSDDETDNICLQTGEEFSAEFLRDRVALTRFPVITDADQQRLPNRLDFNVNNNNYQMVYEDLKHVLGLSRENSDSNPDLLETGLARGYGAEIDNRAYPNNLSRYHWEHGGVGQTSGTFSRQLSSKFSDGSSCDQVTPGPNAPIYAMESPHSCHPHGSLFSEGSFYKKIKFLCSSGGRILPRPNDGKLRYVGGETRIISIRKNITWEELMTKTSAICDQTHIIKYQLPGEDLDALISVCSDEDLHHMIEEYEELERAGGSQRLRIFLILANESESPISNDARVNPPSDADYHYFVAVNGMLDPSPRKNLSGLNLASHTTQFGNNSDYNSPHFHRDSSTSSFASEAKDNPTSPNLVGKLSKRRPHLLTALKVAANSFNQTPPLSPISVQPKDSKISNVQPKDPKIYNVQLFRDQPYNVVNESISPFVTEKDPRENSLFVENTSYVDPIVYYNSPSQGSPRVNYHPSNQYVLESDQVRKPSDDFHFHRRNNSKDFVSPAICSQTDMIFERPLGTNEGSYHFNKIVSHPHDRSSLFSVSDGREGSQYRILHALSDPILEENDENYKVRMPFPPNAERDKMSSWETSSSLEECSIQPGEIANRKEHVAQYQNFPTFGMADSFHRVSEIGKENMQRADKSTNWFDEKLGPMSQDKNLQYIYYPHGVCSSSPDLQSDECNVSAGPYNSSESTSNMTEQSHGLPLDVISSQFSMRSQNSSTHHRYSMSEPKDSQPLHPGSSELQPVESQTEIESMPPVSYTDLVHSSSRDVILDEDHACHLYQKEESTVINKQSSKYIDELCVNKPEPVAAVKGPIDYITSGIQSRLRVSNLDEEDEVELTSPEREEVECFNPESERKLAKADSGNFYTPTGDTETVETEVDINGLQIIENGDLEEQQELGSGTFGTVYHGKWRGTDVAIKRIKSSCFAGRLSEQERLTKDFWREARILSTLHHPNVVAFYGVVPDGPGGTLATVTEYMVHGSLRNVLLKKDRVLDRRKRLMIAMDAAFGMEYLHLKNIVHFDLKCDNLLVNLGDPERPVCKVGDFGLSRIKRNTLVSGGVRGTLPWMAPELLDGNSSRVSEKVDIFSFGIAMWEILTGEEPYANMHCGAIIGGIVNNTLRPPIPKRCDSEWKKLMEECWSPDPAARPTFTEVRDRLRNMSAALQKKRPHIGNR from the exons ATGAGTAATGAGGATCCTGGAATTTCAGGCAGGCAATATAAAGATACTGTGATTTTTGGGTTTACTGACAGAATCCCTTCAGATGATGAAACAGACAATATATGTCTACAGACGGGTGAAGAATTTTCTGCTGAGTTCTTACGTGATCGGGTTGCTTTAACGAGATTTCCTGTCATAACTGATGCAGACCAGCAGCGCCTGCCAAACAGATTGGACTTTAATGTTAATAATAACAACTACCAGATGGTCTATGAGGATCTAAAGCATGTTCTTGGGCTAAGTAGAGAAAATTCTGATAGTAACCCGGATTTGTTAGAGACTGGTTTGGCCAGAGGATATGGTGCTGAGATTGACAACAGGGCTTATCCTAATAATTTGAGCAGATACCACTGGGAACATGGTGGTGTCGGACAGACATCAGGTACATTTTCTAGACAATTATCAAGTAAGTTTTCTGACGGATCTAGTTGTGATCAAGTTACTCCAGGACCAAATGCTCCTATTTACGCCATGGAGTCTCCTCATTCATGCCATCCTCACGGATCATTATTCTCAGAAGGTTCTTTCTATAAGAAGATAAAGTTTCTTTGTAGTTCTGGAGGTAGAATACTGCCAAGGCCAAATGATGGGAAACTCAGATATGTAGGTGGAGAGACACGGATTATATCAATCAGAAAGAACATCACATGGGAGGAGCTTATGACAAAGACTTCTGCTATATGTGATCAAACTCACATTATCAAATACCAGCTTCCTGGAGAGGATCTTGATGCTCTTATTTCTGTTTGTTCTGATGAGGATCTTCATCATATGATTGAGGAATATGAAGAGCTTGAAAGAGCTGGAGGCTCTCAACGACTGAGGATTTTTCTCATACTTGCAAATGAATCTGAGAGTCCAATCTCTAATGATGCAAGAGTCAATCCACCAAGTGATGCTGATTATCATTATTTTGTTGCTGTTAATGGTATGCTGGATCCAAGTCCACGAAAGAACCTTAGTGGTCTAAATTTGGCAAGCCATACAACCCAGTTTGGAAATAACTCTGATTACAACAGTCCACATTTCCATAGGGACTCATCCACATCTTCATTTGCTTCGGAGGCAAAGGACAACCCGACCTCTCCAAATTTGGTAGGAAAACTCTCAAAACGCCGTCCTCATTTGTTAACAGCACTGAAGGTAGCGGCCAATTCATTTAATCAAACACCTCCTTTATCTCCCATTTCTGTACAGCCGAAAGATTCTAAAATTTCTAATGTACAGCCTAAAGATCCAAAAATTTATAATGTACAGTTATTTAGGGACCAACCATATAATGTTGTTAACGAAAGCATTAGTCCCTTTGTTACGGAAAAAGATCCGCGTGAGAACTCTTTGTTTGTAGAGAATACCAGTTATGTTGATCCAATTGTGTATTATAACAGTCCTTCTCAAGGGTCTCCACGCGTGAATTACCATCCCAGTAATCAATACGTACTGGAGTCTGACCAAGTCAGGAAGCCTAGTGATGATTTTCATTTTCACAGACGAAACAACAGTAAAGATTTTGTCTCGCCTGCAATTTGTAGTCAAACTGATATGATATTTGAGAGACCTTTAGGCACCAATGAAGGTTCATACCATTTTAACAAGATTGTTTCTCATCCTCACGATCGATCGAGTTTATTCTCAGTATCTGATGGTAGAGAGGGATCTCAGTACAGAATATTGCATGCACTTTCTGACCCAATACTTGAGGAGAATGACGAGAACTATAAAGTTCGCATGCCATTTCCCCCTAATGCTGAGAGAGACAAaatgtcatcatgggaaactTCAAGTTCTTTGGAAGAATGTTCAATACAGCCAGGAGAGATAGCTAATAGGAAAGAGCATGTGGCTCAGTATCAAAACTTTCCCACTTTTGGAATGGCCGATAGTTTCCACAGAGTGTCAGAGATTGGTAAAGAGAACATGCAGCGTGCAGATAAAAGCACTAATTGGTTTGATGAAAAACTTGGACCAATGTCACAAGACAAAAATTTACAGTATATCTACTATCCACATGGTGTCTGCTCATCTTCACCAGATTTACAGAGTGATGAATGCAATGTGTCTGCTGGACCATATAACTCTTCGGAGTCCACAAGCAACATGACAGAGCAATCACATGGTCTACCATTAGATGTAATTTCTTCTCAGTTTTCCATGAGGAGCCAAAATTCATCAACACATCACCGATATTCTATGTCAGAGCCAAAAGACAGTCAACCACTTCACCCTGGCTCTTCTGAGTTACAACCTGTTGAGTCCCAAACTGAAATAGAGTCCATGCCACCTGTCTCA TACACAGACTTGGTTCATTCTTCATCGAGAGACGTTATCCTTGATGAGGATCATGCATGCCACCTGTACCAAAAGGAAGAAAGCACAGTCATTAACAAACAATCTTCTAAATACATTGATGAATTGTGTGTCAACAAGCCAGAACCGGTAGCTGCTGTCAAAGGGCCAATTGATTATATTACGTCAGGTATCCAGTCACGCTTACGAGTCTCAAATTTagatgaagaggatgaagtTGAACTAACATCTCCTGAGAGGGAAGAGGTAGAGTGTTTTAATCCAGAATCTGAAAGGAAG CTTGCAAAAGCTGATAGTGGAAACTTCTACACCCCTACCGGTGATACAGAAACTGTTGAAACAGAGGTTGATATTAATGGTTTACAG ATTATTGAGAATGGTGATCTTGAAGAACAACAAGAGTTAGGATCTGGAACCTTTGGAACTGTTTATCATGGAAAGTGGAGGGGAACAGATGTTGctattaaaagaataaaaagtaGTTGTTTCGCTGGCAGATTGTCAGAGCAAGAGCGGTTG ACTAAAGATTTTTGGAGAGAGGCACGGATTCTGTCAACCCTTCACCATCCAAATGTGGTGGCATTTTATGGGGTAGTTCCTGATGGCCCAGGTGGAACGCTGGCAACTGTAACAGAATACATGGTGCATGGATCACTAAGGAATGTTCTCTTGAAGAAGGACAG AGTGCTTGACCGCCGTAAAAGGCTTATGATTGCAATGGATGCAGCCTTTGGCATGGAGTATTTGCATTTGAAAAATATTGTTCATTTTGATTTGAAGTGTGATAATTTACTTGTCAATCTGGGCGATCCTGAACGACCTGTATGTAAG GTTGGAGATTTTGGCTTATCAAGAATTAAACGCAACACGCTTGTTTCTGGTGGTGTCAGAGGAACCCTTCCATGGATGGCACCAGAATTACTAGATGGTAACAGTTCAAGGGTGTCTGAGAAG gttgatattttctcatttggCATTGCAATGTGGGAAATCTTGACTGGGGAAGAACCTTATGCTAATATGCACTGTGGTGCTATCATAG GAGGTATTGTCAATAATACGCTCAGGCCTCCAATCCCAAAACGCTGTGATTCTGAGTGG
- the LOC130721080 gene encoding uncharacterized protein LOC130721080 isoform X2: MSNEDPGISGRQYKDTVIFGFTDRIPSDDETDNICLQTGEEFSAEFLRDRVALTRFPVITDADQQRLPNRLDFNVNNNNYQMVYEDLKHVLGLSRENSDSNPDLLETGLARGYGAEIDNRAYPNNLSRYHWEHGGVGQTSGTFSRQLSSKFSDGSSCDQVTPGPNAPIYAMESPHSCHPHGSLFSEGSFYKKIKFLCSSGGRILPRPNDGKLRYVGGETRIISIRKNITWEELMTKTSAICDQTHIIKYQLPGEDLDALISVCSDEDLHHMIEEYEELERAGGSQRLRIFLILANESESPISNDARVNPPSDADYHYFVAVNGMLDPSPRKNLSGLNLASHTTQFGNNSDYNSPHFHRDSSTSSFASEAKDNPTSPNLVGKLSKRRPHLLTALKVAANSFNQTPPLSPISVQPKDSKISNVQPKDPKIYNVQLFRDQPYNVVNESISPFVTEKDPRENSLFVENTSYVDPIVYYNSPSQGSPRVNYHPSNQYVLESDQVRKPSDDFHFHRRNNSKDFVSPAICSQTDMIFERPLGTNEGSYHFNKIVSHPHDRSSLFSVSDGREGSQYRILHALSDPILEENDENYKVRMPFPPNAERDKMSSWETSSSLEECSIQPGEIANRKEHVAQYQNFPTFGMADSFHRVSEIGKENMQRADKSTNWFDEKLGPMSQDKNLQYIYYPHGVCSSSPDLQSDECNVSAGPYNSSESTSNMTEQSHGLPLDVISSQFSMRSQNSSTHHRYSMSEPKDSQPLHPGSSELQPVESQTEIESMPPVSYTDLVHSSSRDVILDEDHACHLYQKEESTVINKQSSKYIDELCVNKPEPVAAVKGPIDYITSGIQSRLRVSNLDEEDEVELTSPEREELAKADSGNFYTPTGDTETVETEVDINGLQIIENGDLEEQQELGSGTFGTVYHGKWRGTDVAIKRIKSSCFAGRLSEQERLTKDFWREARILSTLHHPNVVAFYGVVPDGPGGTLATVTEYMVHGSLRNVLLKKDRVLDRRKRLMIAMDAAFGMEYLHLKNIVHFDLKCDNLLVNLGDPERPVCKVGDFGLSRIKRNTLVSGGVRGTLPWMAPELLDGNSSRVSEKVDIFSFGIAMWEILTGEEPYANMHCGAIIGGIVNNTLRPPIPKRCDSEWKKLMEECWSPDPAARPTFTEVRDRLRNMSAALQKKRPHIGNR, translated from the exons ATGAGTAATGAGGATCCTGGAATTTCAGGCAGGCAATATAAAGATACTGTGATTTTTGGGTTTACTGACAGAATCCCTTCAGATGATGAAACAGACAATATATGTCTACAGACGGGTGAAGAATTTTCTGCTGAGTTCTTACGTGATCGGGTTGCTTTAACGAGATTTCCTGTCATAACTGATGCAGACCAGCAGCGCCTGCCAAACAGATTGGACTTTAATGTTAATAATAACAACTACCAGATGGTCTATGAGGATCTAAAGCATGTTCTTGGGCTAAGTAGAGAAAATTCTGATAGTAACCCGGATTTGTTAGAGACTGGTTTGGCCAGAGGATATGGTGCTGAGATTGACAACAGGGCTTATCCTAATAATTTGAGCAGATACCACTGGGAACATGGTGGTGTCGGACAGACATCAGGTACATTTTCTAGACAATTATCAAGTAAGTTTTCTGACGGATCTAGTTGTGATCAAGTTACTCCAGGACCAAATGCTCCTATTTACGCCATGGAGTCTCCTCATTCATGCCATCCTCACGGATCATTATTCTCAGAAGGTTCTTTCTATAAGAAGATAAAGTTTCTTTGTAGTTCTGGAGGTAGAATACTGCCAAGGCCAAATGATGGGAAACTCAGATATGTAGGTGGAGAGACACGGATTATATCAATCAGAAAGAACATCACATGGGAGGAGCTTATGACAAAGACTTCTGCTATATGTGATCAAACTCACATTATCAAATACCAGCTTCCTGGAGAGGATCTTGATGCTCTTATTTCTGTTTGTTCTGATGAGGATCTTCATCATATGATTGAGGAATATGAAGAGCTTGAAAGAGCTGGAGGCTCTCAACGACTGAGGATTTTTCTCATACTTGCAAATGAATCTGAGAGTCCAATCTCTAATGATGCAAGAGTCAATCCACCAAGTGATGCTGATTATCATTATTTTGTTGCTGTTAATGGTATGCTGGATCCAAGTCCACGAAAGAACCTTAGTGGTCTAAATTTGGCAAGCCATACAACCCAGTTTGGAAATAACTCTGATTACAACAGTCCACATTTCCATAGGGACTCATCCACATCTTCATTTGCTTCGGAGGCAAAGGACAACCCGACCTCTCCAAATTTGGTAGGAAAACTCTCAAAACGCCGTCCTCATTTGTTAACAGCACTGAAGGTAGCGGCCAATTCATTTAATCAAACACCTCCTTTATCTCCCATTTCTGTACAGCCGAAAGATTCTAAAATTTCTAATGTACAGCCTAAAGATCCAAAAATTTATAATGTACAGTTATTTAGGGACCAACCATATAATGTTGTTAACGAAAGCATTAGTCCCTTTGTTACGGAAAAAGATCCGCGTGAGAACTCTTTGTTTGTAGAGAATACCAGTTATGTTGATCCAATTGTGTATTATAACAGTCCTTCTCAAGGGTCTCCACGCGTGAATTACCATCCCAGTAATCAATACGTACTGGAGTCTGACCAAGTCAGGAAGCCTAGTGATGATTTTCATTTTCACAGACGAAACAACAGTAAAGATTTTGTCTCGCCTGCAATTTGTAGTCAAACTGATATGATATTTGAGAGACCTTTAGGCACCAATGAAGGTTCATACCATTTTAACAAGATTGTTTCTCATCCTCACGATCGATCGAGTTTATTCTCAGTATCTGATGGTAGAGAGGGATCTCAGTACAGAATATTGCATGCACTTTCTGACCCAATACTTGAGGAGAATGACGAGAACTATAAAGTTCGCATGCCATTTCCCCCTAATGCTGAGAGAGACAAaatgtcatcatgggaaactTCAAGTTCTTTGGAAGAATGTTCAATACAGCCAGGAGAGATAGCTAATAGGAAAGAGCATGTGGCTCAGTATCAAAACTTTCCCACTTTTGGAATGGCCGATAGTTTCCACAGAGTGTCAGAGATTGGTAAAGAGAACATGCAGCGTGCAGATAAAAGCACTAATTGGTTTGATGAAAAACTTGGACCAATGTCACAAGACAAAAATTTACAGTATATCTACTATCCACATGGTGTCTGCTCATCTTCACCAGATTTACAGAGTGATGAATGCAATGTGTCTGCTGGACCATATAACTCTTCGGAGTCCACAAGCAACATGACAGAGCAATCACATGGTCTACCATTAGATGTAATTTCTTCTCAGTTTTCCATGAGGAGCCAAAATTCATCAACACATCACCGATATTCTATGTCAGAGCCAAAAGACAGTCAACCACTTCACCCTGGCTCTTCTGAGTTACAACCTGTTGAGTCCCAAACTGAAATAGAGTCCATGCCACCTGTCTCA TACACAGACTTGGTTCATTCTTCATCGAGAGACGTTATCCTTGATGAGGATCATGCATGCCACCTGTACCAAAAGGAAGAAAGCACAGTCATTAACAAACAATCTTCTAAATACATTGATGAATTGTGTGTCAACAAGCCAGAACCGGTAGCTGCTGTCAAAGGGCCAATTGATTATATTACGTCAGGTATCCAGTCACGCTTACGAGTCTCAAATTTagatgaagaggatgaagtTGAACTAACATCTCCTGAGAGGGAAGAG CTTGCAAAAGCTGATAGTGGAAACTTCTACACCCCTACCGGTGATACAGAAACTGTTGAAACAGAGGTTGATATTAATGGTTTACAG ATTATTGAGAATGGTGATCTTGAAGAACAACAAGAGTTAGGATCTGGAACCTTTGGAACTGTTTATCATGGAAAGTGGAGGGGAACAGATGTTGctattaaaagaataaaaagtaGTTGTTTCGCTGGCAGATTGTCAGAGCAAGAGCGGTTG ACTAAAGATTTTTGGAGAGAGGCACGGATTCTGTCAACCCTTCACCATCCAAATGTGGTGGCATTTTATGGGGTAGTTCCTGATGGCCCAGGTGGAACGCTGGCAACTGTAACAGAATACATGGTGCATGGATCACTAAGGAATGTTCTCTTGAAGAAGGACAG AGTGCTTGACCGCCGTAAAAGGCTTATGATTGCAATGGATGCAGCCTTTGGCATGGAGTATTTGCATTTGAAAAATATTGTTCATTTTGATTTGAAGTGTGATAATTTACTTGTCAATCTGGGCGATCCTGAACGACCTGTATGTAAG GTTGGAGATTTTGGCTTATCAAGAATTAAACGCAACACGCTTGTTTCTGGTGGTGTCAGAGGAACCCTTCCATGGATGGCACCAGAATTACTAGATGGTAACAGTTCAAGGGTGTCTGAGAAG gttgatattttctcatttggCATTGCAATGTGGGAAATCTTGACTGGGGAAGAACCTTATGCTAATATGCACTGTGGTGCTATCATAG GAGGTATTGTCAATAATACGCTCAGGCCTCCAATCCCAAAACGCTGTGATTCTGAGTGG